One part of the Populus alba chromosome 18, ASM523922v2, whole genome shotgun sequence genome encodes these proteins:
- the LOC118052133 gene encoding ABC transporter I family member 17 gives MSLTSLYQAVDISPGNGNQEPLLAVNVEAAKDGAEAKFRIRNLTKVSDAGVPILNGINMDIPKGMIVGIIGPSGSGKSTVLRALNRLWEPPSGTVFLDGHDVKDLDVLGHRRKVGMLFQLPALFDGTVADNIRYGPQLKGKKLTDDEVYKLLSLADLDSSFYKKTSNELSVGQAQRVALARTLANEPEVLLLDEPTSALDPISTQNIEDVLVKLKKQRGLTVVIVSHSIKQIQRIADVVCLLVNGEIVEVLKPDDLSEAKHPMAQRFLELGS, from the exons ATGTCTCTGACTTCACTTTACCAAGCTGTAGACATCTCTCCAG GTAACGGGAATCAAGAACCCCTGTTGGCTGTTAACGTAGAAGCAGCGAAAGATGGGGCAGAAGCCAAGTTTAGGATACGAAATTTGACTAAGGTTTCTGATGCTGGGGTGCCCATATTGAATGGAATCAATATGGACATACCTAAAGGGATGATTGTGGGGATTATAGGCCCTAGTGGAAGTGGAAAGTCGACGGTTTTGAGGGCTCTTAACAGATTGTGGGAACCACCTTCTGGGACCGTGTTTCTTGATGGTCATGATGTTAAGGATCTTGATGTTCTTGGCCATCGCAGGAAAGTTGGGATGCTCTTTCAGCTTCCTGCTCTTTTTGATG GCACGGTTGCGGATAACATACGTTATGGACCACAATTGAAGGGGAAGAAGCTTACCGATGATGAGGTTTACAAGTTGCTTTCGCTTGCAGACCTTGATTCTTCCTTCTACAAAAAGACTAGTAATGAGTTATCTGTCGGTCAAGCTCAAAGGGTTGCACTTGCTAGGACTCTAGCTAATGAACCAGAG GTTTTGCTGCTGGATGAGCCAACTAGTGCATTGGATCCAATTTCAACACAAAACATAGAGGATGTTcttgtaaaattaaagaaacaacgaGGGCTGACAGTTGTTATTGTCTCTCACAGCATCAAACAGATCCAGAGGATTGCTGATGTAGTTTGCCTCCTTGTGAATGGAGAAATTGTTGAAGTTTTGAAACCTGATGACTTGTCTGAAGCCAAGCATCCCATGGCACAAAGGTTCCTTGAACTCGGTTCTTAA
- the LOC118052135 gene encoding phospholipase A2-alpha has product MAKECRNSLKLALLVSCSLLVLAFSSFSVQALNIGVQSTDSAISLSKECSRKCESEFCSVPPFLRYGKYCGLLYSGCPGEKPCDGLDACCMKHDACVQAKNNDYLSQECSQNFINCMNNFRNSGAHTFKGNTCQADEVIDVISVVMEAALLAGRALHKP; this is encoded by the exons ATGGCAAAGGAGTGCCGCAACTCATTGAAGCTAGCCCTTCTCGTTTCTTGCTCACTCCTTGTCCTTGCCTTTTCATCCTTCTCTGTCCAAGCACTCAACATTGGAGTTCAATCAACCGATTCTGCTATCTCCCTG AGCAAAGAGTGTAGCAGGAAATGTGAGTCAGAGTTCTGTTCAG TGCCCCCGTTTTTGAGATATGGCAAGTATTGTGGGCTTCTATATAGTGGATGCCCGGGAGAGAAGCCTTGCGACGGCCTTGATGCTTGTTGTATGAAGCATGACGCCTGTGTGCAAGCAAAGAACA ATGACTATCTAAGCCAAGAGTGCAGCCAAAACTTCATCAATTGCATGAACAATTTCAGAAACTCAGGAGCACATACATTCAAGGGGAACACATGCCAAGCTGATGAAGTTATTGATGTTATATCTGTAGTCATGGAAGCTGCTCTGCTTGCTGGAAGAGCTCTTCATAAGCCATAG
- the LOC118052136 gene encoding sodium transporter HKT1, with translation MKSLACFGKKLEHPRNFFCNKVSCFHKSSICSIRSFLRVLVFQIHPFWVQLAYFVILSLVGNMALKVSKPRPGSLRPASLDIFFTSVSSATVSSMSTVEMEVFSNTQLIIMTILMLLGGEVFTSILGLYLSRFKFSKHETKESIVSSVYHNPPKRTNFPGLEIEKPTKVDLECNLNSLDNDHSLKMNSLKSLACVALGYFSVVHITGSSLVAMYTSLVPSARQVLGSKGIKIQTFSVFTTVSTFSNCGFVPTNENMIVFKKNSGLLLILIPQILLGNTLYPSCLRFLIWSLEKITRKVEFRYILMNTREMGYGHLLSFSHSCLLAITVSGFILVQFIVFCSMEWNSGAMDGLNSYQKLMGALFQVVNSRHTGESIVDLSIISPAILVLFVVMMYLPPYTSFMPTKQQEEVDSETGQKCKIQRKSLVQCLLFSPFSTLAIFVILICVSERDKLKKDPLNFNVLNITIEVISAYGNVGFSTGYSCKRQLEPDSSCKDAWFGFVGRWSNMGKFILILVMFYGRLKKFSINGGKAWKLS, from the exons ATGAAGAGCCTTGCTTGTTTTGGTAAGAAATTAGAGCACCCTCGCAATTTCTTTTGCAACAAAGTAAGTTGCTTCCATAAATCTTCCATATGTTCAATCCGGTCCTTCCTTCGTGTATTAGTCTTTCAAATACACCCTTTTTGGGTTCAACTTGCTTATTTTGTAATCCTTTCCTTGGTTGGAAATATGGCTTTGAAGGTTTCAAAGCCAAGACCTGGCTCATTAAGGCCTGCAAGCCTTGACATCTTCTTTACTTCTGTCTCTTCGGCAACAGTTTCAAGCATGTCAACGGTGGAAATGGAGGTCTTCTCTAACACCCAACTTATCATCATGACCATTTTGATGTTATTGGGTGGAGAGGTCTTCACTTCCATCCTTGGACTTTATCTGTCAAGGTTCAAATTCTCTAAACATGAAACCAAGGAAAGTATAGTCTCTTCTGTTTACCACAATCCTCCAAAACGTACCAACTTTCCAGGGCTAGAGATTGAGAAACCAACCAAAGTAGACCTAGAATGTAATCTCAACTCTTTAGACAATGATCATAGTCTCAAGATGAACTCACTTAAGAGCCTTGCTTGTGTGGCTTTGGGCTATTTTTCAGTTGTTCACATAACTGGTTCTAGTTTAGTTGCTATGTATACAAGCCTTGTTCCTAGTGCAAGACAAGTCCTGGGCAGTAAGGGAATTAAGATTCAGACATTTTCTGTGTTCACCACAGTCTCTACCTTTTCCAACTGTGGTTTTGTCCCTACAAATGAGAACATGATAGTTTTCAAGAAGAATTCAGGTCTCCTACTTATTCTCATCCCTCAAATTCTTCTTGGAAACACATTATACCCATCATGCCTGCGATTTCTGATCTGGAGTTTGGAGAAAATCACAAGGAAAGTGGAGTTCAGATACATTCTGATGAATACTAGAGAGATGGGCTATGGCCATTTGCTATCCTTTTCTCATTCGTGCCTTCTCGCTATCACAGTCTCGGGGTTTATACTGGTGCAGTTCATAGTCTTTTGCTCCATGGAGTGGAATTCAGGAGCTATGGATGGTCTGAATTCCTATCAGAAGTTGATGGGTGCATTGTTTCAGGTTGTAAATTCAAGGCACACCGGTGAATCTATTGTCGATCTCTCCATCATCTCTCCAGCAATCTTGGTGCTCTTCGTGGTTATGAT GTATCTCCCACCATACACTTCATTTATGCCAACAAAGCAACAGGAAGAGGTTGATTCAGAAACTGGCCAAAAATGCAAAATCCAAAGGAAGTCTTTGGTTCAGTGCCTGTTGTTCTCACCTTTCTCTACCTTAGCCATCTTTGTGATTCTCATTTGCGTCTCAGAGAGAGATAAGTTGAAGAAAGACCCTCTCAACTTCAACGTGCTCAATATCACCATAGAAGTCATAAG TGCATATGGAAATGTCGGGTTCTCAACTGGCTATAGCTGCAAACGACAACTTGAGCCCGATAGCTCGTGCAAGGATGCATGGTTTGGATTTGTCGGAAGGTGGAGTAACATGGGAAAATTTATCCTCATCTTAGTAATGTTCTACGGAAGGCTTAAGAAATTCAGCATCAATGGCGGTAAAGCTTGGAAGCTATCCTAG